The following proteins are encoded in a genomic region of Cataglyphis hispanica isolate Lineage 1 chromosome 1, ULB_Chis1_1.0, whole genome shotgun sequence:
- the LOC126849786 gene encoding uncharacterized protein PF3D7_0207100-like encodes MSSHETIGWIITDNYVKDRMIDNSLIHKFTSSPKIRRRTKALNAKIKKYCGVKDYKQYVKLKTDVIRNMIEDTDTDNSGNLSDTDYDIIYNSSIQQNKHSGDDPERYFTEKDYEDFKRKINSKEENNIKNIKSSTPKRRLSPTCNTRSSKKCINIKNIAKVETIASENSKDANNDNILEKQNNEKEKNSSRSNLINKKIKNQKISLTNQENKTKFVKAEKSIQKQQSLALKKNDAKNVHSKSCDNILEEEDSREEESSDRKVRNFLQLNEIDKDAEICLINQEDKNGLLNQSIVSYKNMHSMESEDSSDNHKQRSLFPKEDQVKDVHSKSCDNILEERNSREEESSDGKITNSLQLNEIDKDGEIYLINHEDKNDLLNQSTDSYKKTHSTEPEDLSDIHEERSLFSKVDRVKDVHSKSCDNILKEQDSKKEESFEEEITDFFQSNQIDKDTEIYSINHQDEKHSVKLKDSCNIEKQQFLPKITYSEIINKKYTIINKQDNNINIEKNDINSQKEMSKVEELDNNVLMTTLETDNEEDNANYISPETKKRLQQQAKLNLVVNSDSSLSNDEYITNKTSKKFDDSHTNSDDSHDSDTKDMLENDEINCEKIDTDILHNKDSICSKEATPVPTKEKEDSPNIKKEIRKKEDKTVLLTNCTYENNNLSKSTASKSSLKEIQYCENVYTMYNNDDNQNENFIEEESFQLRVSENNISCINEESINQFSKNKSLLDKENFCDKSNQSEDRMNDCTSELGAWCKPSHEQNKQVSTNHSNVQLNISSHRPYNLQQLVEDEKLLAETIPASFMLADICEDDEAFILNVPNNVLQCNLQGQLLSLKEKTIKFGENKYRIVRRKVGTVSCIFATGKQRRPYKTVNIKEISTITVREKLSHCLKSDISNSYDISFESESPNINNKLTNELQNTASKIKIDHNKRKRRSSDLETEQFASTKRTKKGRLKLIHS; translated from the exons atGTCTTCTCACGAGACTATTGGTTGGATTATTACGGACAATTATGTCAAAGATAGAATGATTGACAATTCattgatacataaatttacatcATCGCCAAAAATACGAAGAAGAACAAAAGCACTCAAcgccaaaataaaaaaatattgtggtGTGAAAGATTACAAAcagtatgtaaaattaaagactGATGTTATACGGAATATGATTGAGGATACTGATACTGATAACTCTGGCAATCTATCTGATACcgattatgatattatatataattcttcgaTACAACAGAACAAACATTCAGGTGATGATCCTGAAAGGTATTTTACTGAAAAAGATTATGAAGATTTTAAAAGGAAGATTAACAGCAAGGAGGAgaacaatatcaaaaatataaaatcaagcaCACCAAAAAGAAGATTATCGCCAACATGTAATACTCGTTcatctaaaaaatgtattaatataaaaaacattgctAAAGTTGAAACAATTGCTTCAGAAAATTCTAAGGAtgcaaataatgataatattttagagaaacaaaataatgaaaaagagaaaaattcttcCCGAtcaaatctaattaataagaaaattaaaaatcaaaaaatttctttaacgaatcaggaaaataaaacaaaatttgtgaaaGCAGAAAAAAGTATTCAAAAACAGCAATCATTAGCTCTTAAGAAAAATGATGCAAAAAATGTGCATTCCAAATcttgtgataatattttagaagaagAAGATAGTAGAGAAGAAGAGTCCTCTGATAGAAAAGtaagaaattttcttcaattaaatgaaattgataaGGATGCAGAAATTTGTCTGATAAATCAGGAAGATAAGAATGGGTTATTGAATCAATCTattgtttcttataaaaacATGCATTCTATGGAATCAGAAGACTCATCCGATAATCATAAACAGCGATCATTATTTCCTAAGGAGGATCAGGTAAAGGACGTACATTCAAAATCTtgcgataatattttagaagaacGAAATAGTAGAGAAGAAGAATCCTCTGatggaaaaataacaaattctcTTCAATTAAATGAGATTGATAAAGATGGAGAAATTTATCTGATAAATCACGAAGATaagaatgatttattaaatcaatctactgattcttataaaaaaacgcATTCTACAGAACCAGAAGATTTGTCCGATATTCATGAGGAGCGATCGTTATTTTCTAAGGTGGATCGGGTAAAAGATGTACATTCAAAATCttgcgataatattttaaaggaaCAAGATAGTAAAAAAGAGGAATCTTTTGAAGAAGAAATAACAGATTTCTTCCAATCAAACCAAATAGATAAAGACacagaaatttattcaattaatcatCAAGATGAGAAGCATTCTGTGAAATTAAAAGACTCctgtaatattgaaaaacagCAATTTTTACCTAAAATTACCTATAgtgaaattatcaataaaaagtatactataataaacaaacaagataataatatcaatattgaaaaaaatgatattaattcccaaaaagaaatgtcaaaagTGGAAGAACTTGACAACAATGTATTGATGACAACATTGGAAACTGACAATGAAGAAGATAATGCAAATTACATATCACCTGAAACTAAAAAGCGGCTTCAACAGCaggcaaaattaaatttagttgTCAACAGTGATTCCAGTCTGAGTAATGATGAATATATAACCAATAAAACATCGAAAAAGTTTGATGATTCTCATACAAATTCTGATGATTCTCATGATTCTGATACAAAAGATATGTTGGAGaatgatgaaattaattgtGAAAAGATTGACacagatattttacataacaaaGATAGTATATGCAGCAAAGAAGCCACACCAGTTcctacaaaagaaaaagaagattcaccaaacataaaaaaagagataagaaaaaaagaagataaaactGTATTACTAACAAACTGTACAtatgaaaataacaatttatctaAATCTACTGCAAGCAAAAGTTCATTAAAGGAAATACAATATtgtgaaaatgtatatacaatgtataacaATGATGATAAtcagaatgaaaattttatagaagaaGAAAGTTTTCAGTTGAGGgtttctgaaaataatatttcgtgcATTAATGAAGAatctataaatcaattttcaaaaaataaatctttattagataaagagaatttttgtgataaaagCAATCAAAGCGAAGACAGAATGAACGATTGTACTAGCGAACTTGGAGCTTGGTGTAAGCCTAGTCATGAACAAAACAAACAAGTATCGACAAATCATTCAAATGTGCAGCTTAATATCTCCAGTCATAGACCATATAAt ttACAGCAATTAGTCGAGGACGAAAAATTACTTGCAGAAACAATACCAGCGAGTTTTATGCTGGCAGATATTTGTGAAGATGACGaagcttttattttgaatgttccaaataat gtCTTACAGTGCAATCTGCAAGGTCAATTGCtatcattaaaagaaaaaacaataaaatttggagaaaataaatacagaatTGTGCGTAGAAAAGTGGGTACTGTATCTTGCATTTTTGCTACTGGTAAACAACGAAGACCTTACAAGACag tgaatattaaagaaatcagCACTATTACTGTACGAGAAAAATTGTCACATTGTTTGAAATCAGACATATCAAATTCTTATGATATTTCTTTCGAGTCGGAATCgccaaacataaataataaactaacaAATGAGCTTCAAAATACagcttcaaaaataaaaattgatcacAATAAGCGCAAACGAAGAAGTTCAG atcttGAAACTGAACAATTCGCGAGTACTAAAAGGACTAAAAAAGGAcgattaaaattgattcatTCATAA